The Candidatus Polarisedimenticolia bacterium genome contains a region encoding:
- a CDS encoding LOG family protein: protein MVVSDERGNEPVSLADEEAVRQVVSDSILKLWDAVNNLARIRPSRRERYRVTLFGSARARPGTFAYEETKRVAEIVASLGCDIITGGGPGLMQAANEGAAAGGGKSRSVGIRVDLPFEQEVNAFVGMAFEHRTFFTRLHQFVITSDAFVVAPGGIGTVLETLMIWQLLQVKHLKDTPLILVGSMWPGLVQWARASMLSTDPPLAGAADLEIPRCVATGDEAITILKEHHERWRSGGTK, encoded by the coding sequence ATGGTCGTGAGCGACGAGCGGGGAAATGAGCCCGTCAGCCTGGCGGACGAAGAAGCGGTCCGGCAGGTCGTCTCCGACTCGATCCTGAAGCTGTGGGACGCCGTCAACAACCTGGCCCGGATCCGCCCGTCACGGCGCGAACGCTACCGGGTGACGCTGTTCGGCTCGGCCCGCGCGCGCCCGGGCACCTTTGCCTACGAAGAGACCAAGCGCGTGGCCGAGATCGTGGCCTCGCTGGGCTGCGACATCATCACCGGCGGCGGCCCCGGACTGATGCAGGCGGCCAACGAGGGGGCCGCGGCCGGCGGCGGGAAGTCGCGCTCCGTCGGCATCCGCGTCGACCTTCCTTTCGAGCAGGAGGTCAATGCCTTCGTCGGCATGGCCTTCGAGCACCGCACCTTCTTCACGCGGCTGCACCAGTTCGTGATCACCTCCGACGCCTTCGTGGTGGCGCCGGGCGGCATCGGCACGGTCCTCGAGACCTTGATGATCTGGCAGCTCCTGCAGGTGAAGCACCTGAAGGACACGCCGCTGATCCTGGTAGGGTCGATGTGGCCGGGATTGGTGCAATGGGCCCGGGCCTCGATGTTGTCGACCGACCCGCCGCTGGCCGGCGCCGCCGACCTGGAGATCCCGCGCTGCGTGGCGACCGGCGATGAAGCGATCACGATCCTGAAGGAGCATCACGAGCGCTGGCGGAGCGGAGGGACGAAATGA
- a CDS encoding NAD-dependent malic enzyme — protein MKRTAARGVDILRDKSINRSIAFSRAERERLGLTGLLPDVVSSEKQLIQRVLTNLERLPRDIDRYMLLSGLQERNEGLFYRLVIDHIGTIMPLIYTPTVGEACKEFSHIARQPKGFWITPRERGKMRRILGNWPQKDIRVIVVTDGQRILGLGDLGANGMGIPIGKLALYTACAGIPPQQCLPVTLDVGTENKEMREDVLYLGYPRKRLKGRAYFALVDEFVEAVQARYPQALIQFEDFLTPNAYALLRRYRDRVLCFNDDIQGTAAVALAGIVASTRITGKPFRDLRIMFLGAGSAATGIADLVASAFVDEGLTPDEACRRLWFVDLKGLLVRSRRDLMEHNLPYAHDHEPLDFLGAIDAIRPDVLIGATGAPGTFTREVIERMSRINERPVIFALSNPTSKAECTAQQAYEWSDGKAIFASGSPFGEIAWKGKTFHPGQGNNAYVFPGIGLGAVACRARTIPDELFLEAARTLARLVSREDLEQGSLYPPLASIRRISLNLAVNVAEKAYAMKLARAGRPRSLRKTIAAYMYEPS, from the coding sequence ATGAAGCGCACGGCGGCGCGCGGCGTCGACATCCTGCGGGACAAGAGCATCAACCGATCGATCGCCTTCTCGCGCGCCGAGCGGGAGAGGCTCGGCCTGACCGGACTGCTCCCCGATGTGGTCTCCAGCGAGAAGCAGCTCATCCAACGCGTGCTGACCAATCTCGAGCGCCTGCCTCGCGACATCGATCGCTACATGCTGCTGTCGGGCCTGCAGGAGCGCAACGAAGGGCTTTTTTATCGGCTGGTGATCGACCATATCGGGACCATCATGCCGCTGATCTACACCCCCACGGTGGGCGAGGCCTGCAAGGAGTTCTCGCACATCGCGCGCCAGCCGAAGGGGTTCTGGATCACGCCGCGCGAGCGCGGCAAGATGCGCCGCATCCTGGGGAACTGGCCGCAGAAAGACATCCGCGTCATCGTCGTCACCGACGGCCAGCGCATCCTGGGACTCGGCGATCTGGGAGCCAACGGCATGGGGATCCCGATCGGCAAGCTGGCCCTGTACACCGCCTGCGCGGGCATCCCGCCCCAGCAATGCCTGCCGGTGACGCTGGACGTCGGGACCGAAAACAAGGAAATGCGCGAGGACGTTCTCTACCTCGGCTATCCACGCAAAAGGCTCAAGGGCCGCGCCTACTTCGCCCTGGTGGACGAGTTCGTCGAGGCGGTGCAGGCGCGCTATCCGCAGGCGCTGATCCAATTCGAGGACTTTCTGACCCCCAACGCCTATGCACTCTTGAGGCGCTACCGCGACCGCGTCCTGTGCTTCAACGATGACATCCAGGGTACGGCGGCGGTGGCGCTGGCGGGGATCGTCGCCTCGACGCGCATCACGGGGAAACCCTTCCGGGACCTGCGCATCATGTTCCTCGGGGCGGGCTCGGCCGCGACCGGCATCGCCGACCTGGTGGCCTCCGCATTCGTGGACGAGGGGCTGACGCCAGATGAGGCATGCCGCCGGCTATGGTTCGTCGATCTCAAAGGGCTCCTCGTCAGGAGCCGCAGGGATTTGATGGAGCACAACCTGCCGTACGCCCACGACCACGAGCCGCTCGATTTCCTCGGCGCCATCGACGCCATCCGCCCCGATGTCCTCATCGGTGCCACCGGCGCGCCCGGCACCTTCACCCGCGAGGTGATCGAGCGCATGAGCCGGATCAACGAGCGGCCGGTGATTTTCGCGCTCTCCAACCCCACGTCAAAGGCCGAGTGCACGGCGCAGCAGGCCTACGAATGGAGCGACGGCAAGGCAATCTTCGCGAGCGGCAGCCCCTTCGGCGAGATCGCCTGGAAGGGAAAGACGTTTCATCCGGGCCAGGGAAACAATGCCTATGTCTTTCCGGGGATCGGGCTGGGGGCGGTCGCCTGCCGCGCCCGCACCATACCCGACGAGCTGTTCCTGGAGGCGGCCCGCACCCTGGCCCGCCTCGTCTCGCGGGAGGATCTGGAGCAGGGTTCCCTCTATCCTCCGCTGGCGTCGATCCGCCGCATCTCGCTCAACC